In Corynebacterium guangdongense, one DNA window encodes the following:
- the coaBC gene encoding bifunctional phosphopantothenoylcysteine decarboxylase/phosphopantothenate--cysteine ligase CoaBC, which yields MQDESGQKQGHRIVLGVGGGIAAYKACHVVRDLKEAGDDVRVIPTESALKFVGAATFEALSGHPVSTTVFDAVDEVQHVRLGQEADLIVIAPATADLLARLAGGRADDLLTASVLVATCPVLIVPAMHTEMWFNPATRRNVEILRGYGYTVMEPAHGRLTGKDTGPGRLPEPEQIADLARTLAAGFTVPHSWAGLNVLISAGGTQEPIDPVRFIGNRSSGRQGFALAEIAAQRGASVTLVAGDTAQLPTPPGAKVIRVRSTGEMKEAMDDRAAGADVIIMAAAVADFRPQTAAATKMKKGSESAAGLTSIEMIENPDILAGLVQSRRDGELQRATTIVGFAAETGDERTSALEYAKAKLARKGCDLLMANDVSGDAVFGKLRNRGWLLSADGTVAEVRDGTKLDVAAQILAAVDAHRTRSLPN from the coding sequence GTGCAGGATGAATCCGGGCAGAAGCAGGGGCACCGCATCGTGCTGGGGGTGGGCGGCGGCATCGCCGCGTACAAGGCGTGCCACGTCGTGCGCGACCTCAAGGAGGCGGGTGACGACGTCCGGGTCATCCCGACCGAGAGCGCGCTGAAGTTCGTCGGTGCGGCCACCTTCGAGGCCCTGTCCGGCCACCCGGTCTCCACCACCGTCTTCGACGCCGTCGACGAGGTCCAGCACGTCCGGCTGGGACAGGAGGCCGACCTCATCGTCATCGCCCCGGCGACCGCCGACCTCCTGGCTCGCCTGGCCGGCGGCCGCGCCGACGACCTGCTCACCGCCTCGGTTCTGGTGGCGACGTGCCCGGTGCTCATCGTCCCGGCGATGCACACCGAAATGTGGTTCAACCCCGCAACCCGGCGCAACGTCGAGATCCTTCGCGGCTACGGCTACACGGTCATGGAGCCCGCTCACGGCCGGCTCACCGGCAAGGACACCGGCCCCGGGCGGCTGCCGGAACCGGAGCAGATCGCCGACCTGGCCCGCACCCTGGCCGCCGGGTTCACCGTCCCGCACAGCTGGGCGGGCCTCAACGTCCTCATCAGCGCCGGCGGCACCCAGGAGCCCATTGACCCGGTGCGCTTCATCGGCAATCGTTCCTCCGGCCGCCAGGGATTCGCCCTGGCGGAGATCGCCGCCCAGCGCGGGGCGTCGGTGACTCTCGTGGCCGGGGACACGGCGCAACTGCCGACTCCGCCCGGCGCCAAGGTCATCAGGGTCCGCAGCACCGGGGAAATGAAGGAGGCCATGGACGACCGGGCTGCCGGGGCCGACGTGATCATCATGGCCGCCGCCGTGGCCGATTTCCGGCCCCAGACCGCCGCGGCCACGAAGATGAAGAAGGGCAGCGAGTCGGCGGCCGGACTCACGAGTATCGAGATGATCGAGAACCCGGACATCCTCGCGGGGCTGGTGCAGTCGCGTCGTGACGGTGAGCTCCAACGGGCCACCACCATCGTCGGCTTCGCCGCCGAAACCGGTGACGAGCGCACGAGCGCGCTGGAGTACGCCAAGGCGAAACTGGCGCGCAAGGGCTGCGATCTGCTGATGGCCAACGACGTCTCCGGCGACGCGGTGTTCGGAAAGCTGCGCAACCGCGGGTGGCTGCTGTCGGCGGACGGCACCGTCGCCGAGGTGCGGGACGGCACGAAGCTCGACGTGGCGGCCCAGATCCTGGCGGCGGTGGACGCTCACCGGACCCGATCGTTGCCGAATTAG
- the rpoZ gene encoding DNA-directed RNA polymerase subunit omega, translating to MSNESNETTQIEAVYDTPEGITSPAIDRLLETVSSKYALAIFAAKRARQINSYYQQHDEGVFEFVGPLVTPQPGEKPLSIALREIEAGLLEHEEGQ from the coding sequence GTGAGCAACGAGAGCAACGAGACGACCCAGATCGAGGCCGTGTACGACACGCCGGAGGGCATCACCTCCCCGGCCATCGACCGCCTGCTGGAGACTGTCTCCTCCAAGTACGCTCTGGCGATCTTCGCTGCCAAGCGCGCACGTCAGATCAACAGCTACTACCAGCAGCACGACGAGGGCGTTTTCGAGTTCGTCGGTCCGCTGGTGACTCCGCAGCCGGGTGAGAAGCCGCTGTCGATCGCGCTCCGCGAGATCGAGGCCGGCCTGCTCGAGCACGAGGAAGGCCAGTAG
- the gmk gene encoding guanylate kinase: MADENPRGCLVVLAGPSAVGKSTVVHRLRDEVDHLYFSVSMTTRAPRPGEVEGEDYFFVTPDAFQERIDAGEMLEWADIHGGLQRSGTPAGPVRDALASGRPVLVEVDLVGARNVKKLMPEAQLVFLAPPSWDVLVDRLTGRQTETQEVIDRRLATAREELDHQDEFDYVIINDDLDSAVAGISDILRKRN, translated from the coding sequence ATGGCCGACGAGAACCCGCGTGGTTGCCTCGTCGTGCTGGCCGGTCCTTCCGCCGTTGGCAAGTCGACGGTCGTGCACCGCCTGCGCGACGAAGTCGACCACCTTTATTTCAGCGTCTCAATGACCACCCGGGCTCCCCGTCCCGGTGAAGTCGAGGGCGAGGATTACTTCTTCGTCACCCCGGATGCGTTCCAGGAACGCATCGACGCGGGGGAGATGCTCGAGTGGGCTGACATCCACGGCGGCCTCCAGCGTTCCGGCACCCCCGCCGGACCAGTGCGTGACGCGCTGGCCAGTGGACGCCCGGTGCTGGTGGAGGTTGACCTCGTGGGTGCGCGCAACGTCAAGAAGCTGATGCCGGAGGCTCAGCTGGTGTTTCTCGCGCCCCCGTCCTGGGATGTTCTGGTCGACCGCCTCACCGGGCGCCAGACCGAAACCCAGGAGGTCATAGACCGTCGCCTGGCGACCGCACGAGAAGAACTGGACCACCAGGACGAGTTTGACTACGTCATCATCAACGATGATCTGGATTCGGCTGTCGCTGGAATCAGTGATATTCTGCGGAAACGCAACTGA
- the mihF gene encoding integration host factor, actinobacterial type, which produces MALPQLTDEQRKAALAKAAEARKVRAELKAELKRGGTTLKEVLEKAETDEIIGKTKVSAILEALPKVGKVKAREIMEELEIAQTRRLRGLGERQRRALLERFGFSED; this is translated from the coding sequence GTGGCCCTTCCACAGCTGACTGATGAGCAGCGCAAGGCTGCCCTCGCCAAGGCCGCAGAGGCACGTAAGGTCCGCGCCGAGCTCAAGGCTGAGCTCAAGCGCGGCGGCACCACCCTCAAGGAGGTGCTCGAGAAGGCAGAGACCGACGAAATTATCGGCAAGACCAAGGTTTCCGCCATCCTCGAGGCTCTGCCGAAGGTCGGCAAGGTCAAGGCTCGCGAGATCATGGAGGAGCTGGAGATCGCCCAGACCCGCCGTCTTCGCGGCCTGGGCGAGCGTCAGCGTCGCGCCCTCCTCGAGCGCTTCGGCTTCTCCGAGGACTAG
- the pyrF gene encoding orotidine-5'-phosphate decarboxylase, protein MGAGTGFGERLLAASERHGRLCVGIDPHASLLQAWGLDDDVAGLTEFTSRCVEAFAGQVALVKPQVAFFERFGSAGFAVLERALADLRESGTLVVADAKRGDIGSTMAGYADAWLGERSPLSTDAVTVSPYLGVGALQPVFDYAASTGAGVFVLAATSNPEAVELQAHADAKGRSVAQHVVDACAALNAAARAQGVAGSVGNIGVVVGATLAAPPELDGLGGPVLMPGVGAQGATRADVDRIAGSALGIPNVSRSVLSAGPDIADLRRAAIGAAGDYPVGR, encoded by the coding sequence ATGGGCGCGGGCACCGGTTTCGGCGAGCGGCTGCTCGCGGCCAGTGAGCGGCACGGCCGGTTGTGCGTGGGCATCGACCCGCACGCCAGCCTGTTGCAGGCCTGGGGGCTCGACGACGACGTCGCCGGGCTCACGGAGTTCACCTCCCGCTGCGTCGAGGCCTTCGCCGGCCAAGTCGCCCTGGTCAAGCCCCAGGTGGCCTTCTTCGAACGCTTCGGTTCCGCGGGCTTTGCGGTGCTCGAGCGGGCGCTGGCCGACCTGCGGGAGTCGGGGACCCTCGTCGTCGCCGACGCCAAGCGCGGCGACATCGGTTCCACCATGGCCGGTTACGCCGACGCCTGGCTGGGGGAGCGGTCCCCGCTGAGCACGGACGCCGTGACGGTGAGCCCGTACCTCGGCGTCGGCGCGCTGCAGCCGGTCTTCGACTACGCGGCCTCGACCGGGGCGGGTGTGTTCGTGCTCGCCGCGACCTCCAACCCGGAGGCGGTCGAGCTGCAGGCCCACGCCGACGCGAAGGGGCGCAGCGTCGCCCAGCACGTCGTCGACGCCTGCGCCGCGCTCAACGCGGCGGCCCGCGCTCAGGGCGTGGCCGGATCCGTCGGCAACATCGGCGTCGTCGTCGGCGCGACCCTGGCGGCGCCACCGGAGCTCGACGGCCTCGGCGGCCCGGTGCTGATGCCGGGCGTCGGCGCGCAGGGCGCCACCCGCGCGGACGTCGATCGTATCGCCGGGTCGGCGTTGGGCATCCCGAACGTGTCCCGCTCAGTCCTTTCCGCTGGTCCTGACATTGCGGACCTGCGTCGGGCGGCGATCGGGGCGGCCGGAGACTATCCGGTTGGGCGATGA